CCCCAAAAATTAAACGATAAGATAACTTAAGTAGTAAAGAaacagtacaacaaatataaaataagttAGTTAAGAAGTCACATTAGAGAAATgccatacaatacatacattacCGTACCTTCAGCTATATAAGCACATTCCACATACAAGAATTCCAAGAGTGCAACTCACATTGAAATATTTAATGTAGTATATAATATAAGCAGTATATGCAaaaaactgtgcccacctgcaccatgaAGCATATAGTGTTCCAGCGtttcagccaataaccgacaagaaggatttggatgggggggggttagcgcgcagaagcacagaagggaggggatgggatgaggaggagggaggggcaggctagtctcgttttgtttgaaaatacttcgaAAGTCAACTAAAagtaacatcacccaacatcgcttagagcccCTTTAATATAATTGTATGACTAAATGAATGCACTGTAACATATTATTAGTTATAGGCTACCACTCGTTCCTTGTGACGAAACGTCGACCAAACAAATCAATGcagaatcataaaaaaataaagctgaaCGGAAGTGTGTGCGGGAACTGACTTTTTCTTGTTGGATATAGATTTGTGACAACAACCTATACTGCTACTCCCACGGTAATAATACAAAAGTTATACACAACTGAGGGATCAATGGTGAATCCCCAATATAAAGAGTGTAGGAGTTGCATAAGTATCACTGCCCCATCCCCTTTCTTTGTTTGTCACACACGCCCCCTTAAACTCCCAATGCCCTTACTCTTTCAAGCTAGAGTGCTACTTTGTCATAGGTTTCATAAGTGTGGGCCACTGTGCACCTATACATTTTACCTTCCAGAGAGCAGCATGCTCAAGTCAGGGCTGTGGACTGTGTTTACTGTGTGCACATACTCGTGCAACCCTGCTCTTATAGGGTAGTTAACATTTTACAGAAGAGAACCTGGGTCATCACTTTTTGTGGATGGGTTGTTATGCCTCCTACTCCCACTTTTTGCAAGGGAGATTTACGGTGCAAACAGTACATGTtgattgatttaattttttgatttaacatttatttgttcCCTAATGATATATTACATGCACCTATACTTACACAGCACCTACTCActactgttttaaaataaatgaaactaaaCGTTGAAAAATCCTGAACTTGTAAGTCATATTTTTTAATCACTCCTATATGTAAACCAGGTAATCTTCCTGTTAAAAAATTTACCAGCCACACAAAATTAACAGGGACAAGCCCTGGCCTGCAGCACAGGTTACTAGAGGTCAGTTGAAAACACTATATCGCACTGTCCTGGCTGAGAGGAAAACCTCTTTAGTTTAGAGTCATTTATAACAGCAGTGGCGAGCAGAAAAATTAAGTGAAGTCAACCCGGTGTGTGCAAGTAACATTCAGTGGAACATTAAATGGAGCAAAGTTTAGAAATGGTTTGAAGATACAGTatgcatgaaaacaaaaaaactccccTGTAATGCATGATACATTTAACAACATTCAAGTATGTTGTCAAATCATTAAATTTCCTTTTTGATCAATGATGACTAAATATTAAACTGATGATATCAAAACAAATTATTGGGTCGCCGGAAAGAAACAAATTTTCAATTGCTTTGCATGTCCGGTGTGTATTgcagaattgacaataaagtcGACTTGACTTGACAAGAATTAGCCCACTGACATTTGAACTGAGCTCAATTTAAGAAACCTTCAATAATCCACTCAGCAAGAGGAAATTACTGTACATCATCCATGTAGATGTTGTTCCGATAAACAGGTTAATCATTGACCTGACTCCAGACAGTGTGTATAAAGGGAGCCCTGGTTCCTCACTGTTTGTCCGGTCACAGTTGAGGGAGAGGGCTGCCAGTTGTTCACCTAACATCACCGACACACAGCTGGAGAAGCGGCTCGACAACAAAATGAGAATTACACTAATTCCCTTTTTGTTGGCCCTGGCTGCTGCCTGTGTGCCTGTCCTCTGTGGCAACGAGGAGCAGCCTGTCTCCCAGCCCGAGGCCCCGGTTGGAACCCGCTCCCGCTTTGCTGCTCTGGACGATGTACGTCTTCTGGCGAACGGCCTTCTTCAGCTGGGTCAGAGCCTGCGGGAGTTTGTGCAGAAGACCAAAGGACAGATAAATGACATCCTCCAGAAGCTTAACATCTTTGACCATTCATTTTACCAACTATCAGTGCTTGCCAGCAAAAttaaagaggaagaagaggagctgAAGAAGACCACTGTGGTACTGAAGGCTAACAGTGATGAGATCAAGGGCCTATCTGTTGAGATTAGCTCCAAAGTGGACAGCATCCTGCAGGAGAAGAGTCGGTTACAGAACAAGGTGGATGGGATGGAGGAGAAGCTGCGTAGCCTGACACATGGCCTGGTGACAAGCGAACAAGTGAGAGATGTAAATAGTCTCAAGGTGAGTCATCTGTTTTTGTTAAGCATGGTTTCTTGTTgctgaggttaaaaaaaacctttgaaagaTCATTTAGCTGCACcactaaaactaaaacttgACTCATGAGTCCCTTCTGGGTGGGATGGCAACTTTTCTTTGAGCAGCCTTTTTTTACCACAAGAAGAAATAAGAAgaggaaattaacttttttgaagCCAACAAAAATATCCTACAAATGATTGGAAATATATATGAAGACGAGtgtcacaatatatatatatatattttgaatgaCACTATTATTAAGAAGTAGCATGTATTTTCATTCTTAACTATGCTTTGTCTTGGTCACCCGGgaagttggtagagcgggcgcccatatacagtatatagaggtttactcctcgacgcagcgggccgggtttgactctgacctgcagcccttcgctgcatgtcattccacctctctctcccctttcatgtcttcagctgtcctgtcgaataaattcccaaaaactaatcttaaaaaaagaaagaaaactatgCTTTGTTTTGCATTCGTTCACCCAATGTATGACTGCTATAATCCAGACACTGAGTATAATGCATGATATTAACAATGAAATAACACCAGTCTTTAACAGTTCCCATGATTTCAACTTTCTTCCCTCATCAGGAGGTGATCCACAGCCAGGAGCGGAGCATTACGGAGCTGCTGAAGGCTATGAGGGAGCAGAGTGACCAGCTCAACCACCAAAGCTTTATGATCAAGACTCTGGAGGAAAAGGTAATGGACGGAGAGGCATGTGATGTCATCCATATCACTCTAttgcatcagaatcagaaaaagctttattgacacaaCAAGTAAACTTATATTAAATTGGCCTTGGTGAATGGtgcaaacataaataaaaaaagattaaacattaacattaaataaacaataaatacagaaaaaatatatatatatgtatatatatacatatatatatatatatatatatatatatatatatatatatatatatatatatatatatttaaatgaatatatttataaaatgtctcaaaaacTTTCTGCATGGTCAGCCTGGGTATTATGTCTATAAACCAAAGTTTTTACCATAACAACTTTCCCCAGCTCACAGTCAACACGTTGACCCAGGAGACCGTTGAGAGGATGCCTGAAATCCTGAACAGCGAAGCACCAACTCTCATCCCTTATGTGATCTCAAGCTCTACCAGCACCATGATGAGTAAGATATGTAATAAAAATGACGAGAATGATATTCAGATGAGGTATCTTTCATTTGTCATGCACTATATCAGCAAGCGCAAAAATACCTCTAACTCTTACCTGCCTGGTACATTCACAGTTTCAGACCTTACTGAGCAATCAATTAGTGTCTCCTGAACACATCATTTCTGCTAATGCAGCTGATATGGACTGTTAACTGTCTGGTCTAAAGAGCACTTCCACTTCTCTGCTCCAGGTTACTACTTTACAGCTAATCTTTATGCAGGgatttttaaagtttgacatcatttttgtggtcattttttaaatagatcTGCCATCAGACTGCAGTGACTTGTTCAACAGAGGAGAAGGAGTCAGCGGCGTCTACGCCATCAAACCCACCGGGACAGAGCCCTTCATGGCCTTTTGTGACATGAGCAAAAGTACTGTACTGTCCCACAAACATTGAACTTTACTACAGCActagtttttgtttatttatcaaagatgatattttaattgttgtttagTCTTTGTTAAGTCTATCTTTTATCTTACTTAAAGGTGAAATCTTTTCCTAAGAATTTCTAAAATGTTCAAAGGCAACTTGAGTCCAGTGCAGGAAAGGTGCACTGGACTAGAGTGATGAAAACGTATACAAATAGAAGttattacagtatttaaatacattaaaaagcaAATGTCGACCATACCAGTATTAAACTAAGGGATTACATTTTAAGGATTATAACTTTAAATTAAGTCTATTTAATCCGTTTTAGATCATGGAGCAACAGTCATTCAGCGAAGGAGGGATGGTTCAGTGAATTTTGATCAAATCTGGGACAAGTATGAAAATGGGTTTGGAGATTTTCAAGGTGAGAGATGCTATTTCCTTCTCGAGATTCTTCAGCGTAATGACCCATTTAACATTGGAAAATTCATTCTCAACTGCCAAATTTTAAATTactttgtgtatatattaaGGATTATAACATTTGCAATTGCATAACCTCTGTAAGCAAAAGTATGCCTGCACCTCTGTATATAAGTGTTGCATCACTTATTTATCAAAGATGCTTATTAAATCATTCCAGCTCTTAATGATGTTTGTCTAACAGGGGAGTTTTGGTTGGGTCTCAGGAAGATCCACGCTCTAGCCGCTCAGGGCAACTCTGTCCTTCACTTCCAGCTggaagactggaaacagggccGGCGCTTCATAGAATACAGATTTTACCTTAGTGGTCTTGAGAGCAACTACACCATTCATCTCACACATCTGTCAGGAGATTTGGCGGACCCCATGAGCAACCACACAGGCATGATGTTCTCCACCAAGGACAGGGACAATGACAATCACCCGGACACCAACTGTGCCCACAACTACACAGGTACAGCAGGTGCACATGTAGTAGACTTGTTTATCCTCGTGTGCTGCAAAGAGGGTTAATGAATACTGGTCTTTCAATATCATTTGCACAACATTTAATTTCTGTCATCTTCGAGGTGGATGGTGGTTCAACGCCTGCGGAGAGACCAATCTGAATGGGAGATATTTCCACATGAGACCTAAGGGGCGCTCAGACAGAAGGAGAGGGATTCAGTGGAGGCCGGGCCAAAAGGCTTCTTACTCCCTAAAGCTCACTCAGATCTCTGTGCACCATCTGGCTTCCCCCAGCACCACCTCCTCCACTGCAGCCTCATCTGAGACAGGTGTCTTTCTGAGATCCAGCACCAGAATTCTCTAGTGAAATTTGCATTTGTCCTCTTAGGGAGAGACTTTGAAATGCTTCCTTTGGGCCAGCCATGGTTTAGGAAGGCTTAAGAACAGAGGACGATGTGTCCCGTTGCAGTACATGAAGTCACAGAGGGTACTAAATAAGCTTTACAATTCTGAGTGCTGTTATGTGCTAAACtgagaaagacaaaagaatGTATTACTACCTAAAGCCAGGGTAATCTCTAATTCAATAGCTATTGTGGAATCTGAAATACACTGAAATGCAGTCAGCTTGCAATATGTATCTTACTATAACACTCACTGTATCTCAGAGGTCAAAGCTTATGGAGAAGAAATTAAAACATACAGCCATGTATGAGCAGTTTTTTTATTGGGTCACAGTGACTCTCAGTATACAGTATTGGTTCCCATATGGGGTGGGACCCCTTGAAGGAGTCACAAGATACATCTAAGGAGTTGGGAGAGAATTAACAGGATACTAAAGACATACACAATAGAGCATGGTTTTCTTATGAAATACTGTATCAAACTAAGAAAAACAGCTATGCTATTTGCATTAGGTTAAAAAATGCACTTTATGCACAAATTAGTCCGTTATAATTGCTAAGAGCTCCCAGTAGTTGCTGATTTGTCGATTAATGGTTTCAATTCacttaaaggggctgtactcgATATTCTGATCATAAATTAGCTATGTAGAGATTTGGTGGAGAAATGGagtcctgagcagagaatgaagtcacactcCCTTTATGTGTGTTGTAATTATAGACTGTAATAATAATGGACGTAGCATtagtgacgtcacccattggatAGTAGACTGCTGTTTTGGAGCCTCCAGTTTGGCAGTTTGGCCGTCGCCATCTTGGTTTGATCAATTTTTGGACTAGAGGGTGGAGCTGGGAAGGATGACG
The sequence above is drawn from the Etheostoma spectabile isolate EspeVRDwgs_2016 chromosome 12, UIUC_Espe_1.0, whole genome shotgun sequence genome and encodes:
- the LOC116699496 gene encoding angiopoietin-related protein 3 isoform X2; its protein translation is MRITLIPFLLALAAACVPVLCGNEEQPVSQPEAPVGTRSRFAALDDVRLLANGLLQLGQSLREFVQKTKGQINDILQKLNIFDHSFYQLSVLASKIKEEEEELKKTTVVLKANSDEIKGLSVEISSKVDSILQEKSRLQNKVDGMEEKLRSLTHGLVTSEQVRDVNSLKEVIHSQERSITELLKAMREQSDQLNHQSFMIKTLEEKLTVNTLTQETVERMPEILNSEAPTLIPYVISSSTSTMMNLPSDCSDLFNRGEGVSGVYAIKPTGTEPFMAFCDMSKNHGATVIQRRRDGSVNFDQIWDKYENGFGDFQGEFWLGLRKIHALAAQGNSVLHFQLEDWKQGRRFIEYRFYLSGLESNYTIHLTHLSGDLADPMSNHTGMMFSTKDRDNDNHPDTNCAHNYTGTAGGWWFNACGETNLNGRYFHMRPKGRSDRRRGIQWRPGQKASYSLKLTQISVHHLASPSTTSSTAASSETGVFLRSSTRIL
- the LOC116699496 gene encoding angiopoietin-related protein 3 isoform X1 → MRITLIPFLLALAAACVPVLCGNEEQPVSQPEAPVGTRSRFAALDDVRLLANGLLQLGQSLREFVQKTKGQINDILQKLNIFDHSFYQLSVLASKIKEEEEELKKTTVVLKANSDEIKGLSVEISSKVDSILQEKSRLQNKVDGMEEKLRSLTHGLVTSEQVRDVNSLKEVIHSQERSITELLKAMREQSDQLNHQSFMIKTLEEKLTVNTLTQETVERMPEILNSEAPTLIPYVISSSTSTMMNLPSDCSDLFNRGEGVSGVYAIKPTGTEPFMAFCDMSKNHGATVIQRRRDGSVNFDQIWDKYENGFGDFQGEFWLGLRKIHALAAQGNSVLHFQLEDWKQGRRFIEYRFYLSGLESNYTIHLTHLSGDLADPMSNHTGMMFSTKDRDNDNHPDTNCAHNYTGGWWFNACGETNLNGRYFHMRPKGRSDRRRGIQWRPGQKASYSLKLTQISVHHLASPSTTSSTAASSETGVFLRSSTRIL